tttacttctgagtaggcatgcttaGGACTGCACTGCTTGTCATCTACCAAAAGGGTTAGGTAGGAAACAAGACTAGATCAATTGTTCATATACAATTACTTGTCTCCAATTTGAGTTAAGGCAGCCACCAGCTTtgcctcaaaaaaacaaaacccaattgATAACACAATTGTGTGAAGTCGCAGTTTTTCCATCACCCAATATTAAAAGATGGCAGAGTAGGCATCACAGTCATAGGCAGGGTCTTGGTATGATCAGAGCCAACTGTAAAGCATCATTGCTCAGGTGTTATTCATAAGCCAGGAGTACTGACTAGCATGTATGTCTCTTTCTCTCCAATACACACACCATACTTATCTTTCCACCCAAGTTTTTGGGGATATTGGGCATAAACTAACTCACTAGTCACATCTCACTACACAGCAAGACCAAAGCCTGCAGAGGGTGCTGTGCCATTGGGGAACGGTTGTAGCtaggtggtagagcatctggttaTTGGttcatctcactcagtattgtctacgctgattggcagtggctcttctggGTCTAAGGCAGGAGAagttctcagccctacctggagatgctggggattgaacatgaaCTACCAGAAACACATGTGTTTAACTAAGAATCATACCAGTGCTAAATACCTGAACATTCTGCCACGAAAAAGATGGAGCAAACTCATTCTTTGTTGCTCCATAGAGCAGGACTAGAACTGATGGGTACAAACTGCAAGGAAGCAAATTTTGACTGagctttaaaagaaatattgCAACACAAAAAGCTGTTGGGGAGCAGCACAGGTGGTGTTGGGTTCTCCCGCACTTGATGCATTTAAGCAGTCTGGATGGCCACCCATATGCCAGGAATGGTGAATATTCCTGAACTAAGCTGAGTGGGAGTCCAACTCTTATGATCCTAGGAAGTAGCCCCTCCTCTATTCGGTCTAACATAATTCTCTGTGCAACTACAAACTTTATACCCTCCTGTGGAAGTTGATCCAACGCGTAAGATATTTAAATGATGTAAACGGAACTGTTTCTCTCATCTCACTCAATAAGAATTGCAGGTAACACCTGAAGGAGATTCTAAGCAGgtattttctgccattcttcaTTCACTGCCAGCCTTAATATGAGTCAATACTCCTCAGAGCTCACCCCTGGAACACAAGGGAAACTTGTTATCACAAATGGCACTCTGCATCTGCTCAGAGGCTTCCTTTCAGCCAGCCTATAGgtagaaagaaaaaaatcttctATGCAAAGTACTGATTGATAGAGGCATCTTAAGTTGCACAAGGGGATGACTTGAACTAGGAATTAAACAAAGGTATCACTTTTTCACCGCCAGATCTCAGCACCTGTACCTGTGAAGTTGGAACACACCACCTCTGGAAGCCACCACAAATCATTAACACATTGCCATCAATGCCAGTGGGGGAGCTTCCTAAGAACAACCAATGCACCTCCCTGCTCCAAAGACCTTACAGTCTAAATGTCAGGTCTAACCCAAGGGAATGACACCTTTGCCAAGAGTACCCAGGTCACAGCGGGGCATGCCTTCCAAGCAAGCAGAGCATCTGCTGATTATTTTTAGGTGCTGCAGGTCTCGATgcgctggcgctgctgctgctcttggtgCCTCTGAACAGGGGACCCTGGCCAGATTAGATGCTTCCCCTGCGGAGTGGCTGCTAAGAGACGGCAGAGGAGCGGGAGAGCCCCTCACCTTGAACTCCCGGCTGTGCTGCGGCGTATACTCCAGCGTCCAGAGGGCCCGCACTAGATGCGACAGCTGCTCCGTCACCTCGCCCTTGCAGTTGTCCGGGGCGGGCTCCGCCGGGCGGACGGGGGCCAATGCAGACACGTTCCTCTCGTCGCCGccgccctcttcttcctcctcctcctctccgccgGCGCCTCTGCCTCCGTCCCCGGCTTCTGCGGCGTTGGCGGCGCGGTACTGCTCGAGGGCGAGGTACTCGGCGAAGAGCTCGGTGTTGCTGAGGCACTGCAGGATGGCGTTCATGAAGCACGTGTTGCCGTGGTTGCGCAGCCCCGCCACGCCGGGCACGGCCGGCAGCAGCAGCGACCCCGCCGAGGAGCCCGGCGGCGgcggtggtggcggcggtggTGGCGAGATCAGCTCCTGGGTCGCGGGCGGctgcggaggaggcggcggcgacgGGGGAGGCGGCGGCTCGGGCTCCGGGCTGGGCTGGAAGCAGCGGcccaggctgctgctgccaggggGGTGTCCGTGGCGGGCGGAGGTGGCGGCAGGCCCGTGCTCGGTGCCCAGGTGGGAGAGCGTCGAGAGCGTCTTCAGCACGCGGCTCATGAATCCGCCCAGCGACCTCGAGGAGGAGGAGCCCGAGCCCCCAGTGCTggacccgccgccgccgcccacccGGCCCCGGAAGAGCAGCCGCTTGCTGAAGGAGCGCTTCTCCTtggccgccgccaccaccaccggcgaagcggcggcggGCAGCACCGGGGCCGCCACCGCCGCAGCACCACTCGCCCGGCCCGACATGGCGCCCGCTCCCCTCGGGCCTACCACCGCCTCATCCCCGCCGCCGCAGCCCAGCCTCCGCGTCTGGGAGCTTCACCGGCGGCACAGCCGTGCAGGAGccggagctgctgctgctcctcctcctcttgctgctgctgctcaggctgAGGCGGCGGCCGGCGGGGCGGAGCCCGCGCGGCGAGACGGGCACGCTGGAAGCCGGCGCCGCCATGCTGGTTGCGGGCAGCCGCGGGACCAACCGGCCTACCCTTCTCGCGGCCGCCGCCATCTTTAGTCCTGGCAAAGGCCTCTTTTCCCCTCCTCCGTCTCCCTCAgtgaaggagagaggagaggcaaATAGCGTaaaggggcggcggcggcggcagcttctTCGGCCACTCTTGCCAGCCGGGCAGCTTTTAGTGCGGCCCAGTTCCCCTCGGTGCTCGCTTTCGAAGGCCCAGGCCCGAGCCTGCTTCCTCTTGCTCGGCTCCTCGGGACTTCCCGCCAAATCCTCCGTCGCCTCAGGGAGCTCACGGGGAAGCCAGGAGTTGGCTTTTCTACACAGAGAAGGAATTATCGTGGccgtaaataaataaagtagctaACATgcaaacattctctctctctctctctcactcacacacacatacacgaaaaaaaattaaaataaggcaCAAAACCGAAAGGGCCATCAGGTCATGCCCTGCCACCCTCCTGGTCTGTCTGTCCACACCAAGCAAAATGGCACGACCCAGCAATCTGCTTAGCAGCCCCTCTGAGACCCATGCACCCACTCCCAGTTGCCACCATGTGCCACACTAGATTGCTACACCTGCCTTTGCCCAGGAAGCTTCCCCTGAACAAGGCTGGTGGGACCACTGCTTTTGTTGGAGGGCAAAAGCAAGTGTGCCACAGGGCCTGTCCTGCACCCCTCTAAACTTGCCAGCAGCCTTCAGGTGTGCTGCTATCCTGTTGCCAGTGTTGAGTTCAAGTCCATTCTCAATCTATTTACCTTCTGaacttgggagggagggaagtgccatcttgccctttgcctcaggcaacaaaatgtcttggactagCCTCTACCAGCGAACACAGCAATCCccctgcacacgcacacacatttgCAGCATCGCTGACTTCAGCAACATCAGTGCTCCTAGTTCTTCCCTATGGAGCAACACTTCCTttactgcagagctttccaaactgtgtgtcacgacacgttagtgtgtcggctacagcgtgtaggtgtgttgtgcgaatgctccccccgctcctcccggggctggaaaggggttcaTTTAACCttcagtttgctagtaaaactgaatgactgtgtcacaaaatgatacacgtctaaaaagtgtgtcaccaacatgaaaagtttggaaagctctgctttactGCTTGAAGGTTGTCTGATGTGTTCCTGTGATGTGCTGCTGTTGTGGAGATAACCTTTGGCATCTTCAGCAGAGGCTGCTGCAAGGGTATGAAGAAAAGCTGCAGCTTCACCTGACCTCACTTATGCCTTCAGTCTTTACAGATCTTGAATGTGCCCTCCTCCTGCTTTGTAACTGTAAAGGCATTGATGAACCACATGGGATCTATTAAAAACAAGAAGCAGATGATTTGGGAGTGATCAGACTCCCACTGCTTCACAGTGTGTTATGTGGTTGGGTGGCACTGCTGAAGTTGTATCAGTCAGTGGGTGGCTGTTGTTCACAGAGTGTGGTAGAGTTTAAGgaaggaggtcaacagtagggggagccagagccaatgcatGAGTTCAGTGTAGaactgctgagttctacaagggcagaaCTGGGGCTATAGAGGAGGAAgtaagttgataggcattgctaccctctggattggttgtaagaaggcaggaaggtagggCTGGACAGGGCAGACCAAGGCTCACCCTAATGAACCACCCTCCAGTGGTATCTGCATATGTTAAACTGAAAGTCTCAAACGTAGCAAATGTTAAATTCACATTTCAGAAGAGAAGCTATGCTAGTCTgttgcaacaaaaacaataaagagtattgtagcaccttaaaaactaacagtCCAAGATAGGTCTTGTGAATggcacacacgcgcgcgcacacacacaaaattcagtaTTCAATCCTATGTTTTTCAAACAATCACCAGCATTTCGGAGTTTGCAGACATTCCCAGCATTTGCCTGAGGGCTGTTAACCTTCATGTGAATGTCAGCATTTACCATACCTCCTACAACCACAGTTATTGTAGGCTGAGAGAAAATATTAATGACACACTGCACTGAATCATTTATTTGGGGCATTTTTACCACCTTCTTCAgccaaaagagggggggggggcttgtttttCTTCTATGCCTTATTGTAGAAACACCTCACCATCAAATACATATCTAATTATATAGTTCCAAAACTGTATGGTTGAGGACAACAATCCTTGCTGAGTATTCACATAGGTGATGAAATCCCATATTCCCCTTGTTTATGAACTACTTACGGACTCATTTGGATGGGAAATTCCCACAATCTCCTCATCTATCTTTCCGTTCTAAATGTCCAATTGCTATGCTCACTCCTGCTTGTTTGGTGGCATGTTCCATGGAATCAGTGGTTTCCTGTGCTTGGTTGCCTTTGGAAGGAGGTCACAAGAGATTTGTGATGTTTTGTAATATTTGAATTTGTCTAGAAGTTGAGCACAGCTGGAGTTTGATTGTCTTTTGAAGTGCCTAAGGTGCTCTGCTGCCACAATGGATTGATGCAGAGAAACAGCCAGCCCACCCAAATACAGTTTGCTTACAAACCCCAAGTTATTTTTCTATGGGTCTatccagaccaggggtcagcaacctttttcagccatgggccggtccaccatccctcagaccatgtggtgggccagacttttttttgggggggtgaacaaattcctatgccccacaaataacccagagatgcattttaaattaaaggacacattctactcatgtaaaaacacgctgattcctggaccatccgggggccggattgagaaggcgattgggccacatacggcccccaagccttaggttgcctacccctgctccagactcttttgtgggggcaggggagtATTTTGCGACACATCATTGATACAATCATAGCACATTAATGGTGGTTTATACTCGACCCTCCATTCTGCTTTATAatttgggtatttgtaattggtttaatttggaaaatccaataaatttttattaaataataataatattttgctttccccaatGTTACcatattattgtcattattgcCAACTTCTGCACTATCGTGCAACAAAAGCAAGGGACAGGAATAAACCCCAAACCCAGAATATTTATGGGATGAAAAatgtttgtttcttcttctgaCAGTTCTCTTGGTCTACTCTGAAGtgatggttttgacctttaaaaccttAAATGGTTTGGACCAAGTTATTCAAAGGTCCATCTCACTGCTCCCTTGCCTCACTTGCCCATCTCTGAGAGCATATAGGTTAGGCAGGAGGGAGACAGGGGACCATGTTGCTTCaaggggctgataggagttgtagtccaaaacagctagagggcaccAGACTCCCTTCTTTTCACTGGCTTTTTCCTGAGTTTGATCTTTTCCATTGTTGATTGGCTTTGGCTGTAGTTATGTATTGGATTGTCTTTTTCAGGGAGGATGGATGTTTCCTTGCATTCTTTTGGCTTTTCTTACTGATTATATATCTGCAGTTGTATTATATAGTTTCAAACTATGTAacaccctctttctttctttctttctttctttctttctttctttctttctttctttctttctttctttctttctttctttctttctttctttctttctaacaacaaacaaacaaacaccataatcctttctttctgttccactgctggaCCAGGGCTGCGCCCGCCTGCTCCTATGCTTGCTGCCGGCAGGGGTCGCTGCAGGGCCGGGAGCGGCGGGCTAGTGGCGCGGCAGGGCAGCGAATAACCTGCAGGGGGCGCCTCGAGCTCGTGGGGCGGCGGGCGCGTATTGCAACCTGAGCCTGGCGAAGGCGTGGCGGCCGGCCGGGGGCGGGCTGGGGCGGCcggggcagagcagagccagccgCGACATCCCGCAGTTAGGAGCTGCGCCCTTGTCAGCCTCTCCATGCAGCCCCAGCCGGCTCTCAGCGTCAACAGCGGCCCCGCAGGTGAGACGCGGCAGAGCTGAGCTGCTCGGGTCTGCTCTCTGGGGCGCTTCTGAAAGCTGGGAAGTGCAGCTgcctgggtgggagggagggagattggaGGCGCGCCCACCTCCGAGGGTCCAAACCGGGGGCGGGGAGCCAGCCTCGACCGGAGGGTTgtggggagattcaggacaggcaaaagtaaggacttaaactatggaactcgctgccgcaGGAGGAGGCAGCGATCGCCCCTGATTTGGGTGGCGTGGCATTAAAAGAAGATTGGGCTGGTATATGGAGGGGAAGGCTACCGATGGCTTCTAGTCCTCTTTTGCAAGCGAAAGCTTGATTcctgctgctctagagggtaggtctcgaaccaatggcttcaagttacaataaaggagattccgactaaatatacGGAAAaacttttgacagtaagagctgttcgacagtgaaacAGTCTCCCTCGAGAcgctgtgggctctccttccttggaggttttgaagcagaggttggatggtcaatCTGTTATAGATGCcatagctgagtttcctgcattgcagggggttggactagatgacccttgagtcgctgtcaactctatgattctataatttgtttatgtatttattccgAATACCGGTTGCTTAACACCACAGGAGCGGGCAGTGCTGCTCTTAACGCTCAGGTCCTCCTTGACAGTTTCTCAGaagaggcacctggctggccacagtgagaccaggatgctggaccagatgggccccctttggcctgatccaacactgcagggctcttctggCGTCCCTACTCCTCTGCAGTGAGGCTCTCCAGTGGCAGGCATCTGGTCTCTCCAAGGGGTGGatggagaggcgggggggggggcaggaatccaGAGCCGACCGTTTTAACTAGCCCTCCccagggagaagggggggtctCCCCCAGTGTTTCATTTTTCACAGTTGGAGCTACTGCCTTGCCTCCAGGCCCCCTGACATCCCCAGGCACAGActagactcctgcctgaaatcctggagagctcctgccagtcagtgttgacagtgctGAGCTCAAATGACTcagttgaaggggggggggctttctatCTTCCTCCTCCATTGCTCAGAAGACTTCCTTACATCCCGGATGGCACCATTTCTTCCTGATGGTGTCACAGGAAGATGGGGGTTGTATAAGGGTATAACAGCAATGCTCCTTGGTTTCCTGTGAAAtttccttcttcccttttttctggGGATTGGagagcagggaggagagaggaaggttGTTCCACCTTTTATTcttctgtatttatttcatttatatgccacctttttctcccaggagctcaaTGCGGCAtccatggttcttcccctcctcatttaatccctgcaacaaccctgtgaggtaggttaggctgagaggcagtgactggcctccgGTGAAGATCTCTCACAGGTCCCTAGCCCAGCACTAACCACCGTGCCATGCTGGCTCTCTCTAGAGCTAACGTGAGAttcccagtggggggggggcaggtccctTTGCGTATGGGGAGTGGCTGTCAGGGGCTGCCCTGAACTGTGTACCATCAGcagagaagccagtgtggtgtagtggttaagagcggtagactcgttatctggggaaccgggttcgcgtctccactcctccacatgcagctgctgggtgaccttgggctagtcacacttctttgaagtctctcagccccactcacctcacagagtgtttgttgtgggggaggaagggaaaggagaatgttagccgctttgagactccttcgggtagtgaaaagtgggatatcaaatccaaactcttcttcttcttcttcttctctggcctCTAAGGTAATCCCTGTGTGGGAAAAGGTCCCCTGGAACCACTGGAGTTGCCAGAGATGCGGGCATCTTAAAGATGGCTTTTCATCCCAGTCTAGAAAAGGTGTTGATGGGAAGCAGGTGTTTGCTACTGAGAGAACCCATTTCaggaatcaaaacaaaacagatatcCTCACATGGCTATAGGGAGATGCAAGCCTCAGAGTTTCACAGAATTCTTCAAACTGCAGCAACTCCTCTATTTGGCCTGCCACATACCCTTTTATATGctctttgtaagctgctttgaggatttccgagcggcatataaattttgtgaaataaatatataaatacccTTGGGACCAAAACAGCAACGTGAGGATCTCCTTGTCTTGTGGCATACACGATCCTCAACTCACTGAAAACAGGGAGTCTTAGAATAAATTACTAGCTTAAAAACACAGTTATGCGGGGGTTTCCCTCTGTTGAGATGGAAGTTGGTTTCAGGGGAAATGCGTCAGGTTGCAGTATTTTATAAGAAACGGCAGGATTGGTATGGCATATGGCTAGTGTTGTGTGTAAACCACTTTCCAAACCAGCAGTAGGTGTATGtgggatgcagagtaaacaggtgcagtgtggtgcaatggttagtgtgtcagactggggacctgggagaccagggttcaaatcctcactccgtcatgaatctcactgggtgagcttgggccagtcactgcctctccatCTAGCCCACCTCAcaagtttgttgtgaggataaagcacccacccacacatgagggggggggctggttgGTGTCAGCCAGACATTGGGCATTCAATGTGCCACCAGCCCCATCCTGTGCAAACAAATGCTCTCCGGGAAATTCAGCAGAGGTCCTCCTCCCCTTTCACTTTCAGTCAACtcttggaatttttttattatttaatgccAAGTGGCCTACGCAGTTCTAAGAAATGTTCTCAAGTAGCCAGTCATTGTGATGATTTTCCCTACGGCTTTTAACAGGGGGCGTGGCCTGActcttactttatttatttaccaagACCTCCTTCTGCTAAAATTATCAGGGCGGTATACAGCGATATAAAAACATGCCTGGGATAGCTCTTGTCAGTAGAGcgtgagacacttaatctcaggtccatgggttcgagacccacgctgggcagaagattcctgcttggcagggggtaggaccctcagggtcctttccaactgtatAATTCTATGGTACTGTGAAAAACACTCTgataactaaataataataataatgaaagtcGGGCCAGGCCTGAGTCTTACCATGGGAGGAGGAATATTTGTCTTTATTTGGTCCCCTCCCAATCTCAGAGGTTGGTCTTGGTGTATTGAACACACAACACAAATGCAAGGCTGTGGTTTTAAGAACAATACAGCTCTAGGAGTAGGAAAGAGGGGACAGCAAATGTCAGAAGGGGGGACCCCTTTCAGGGAGGCTGCAGCAGTGGAGTGCTAGCATTGCCCAAGGGTTGGCCTAGATGTGCTCTGAGGTCCCTGCTGACACTGTGTTTATATTATCAAAGGCTCAATGGGTACCTGTGGCTCAGCTGGGGCCTCTGACAGTTTAAACAGGTTTGTGGCTGATTTTAGATGTGCAGCAGAGGTTTTGTGATTAAGCCTTCCATGAGAAcgtcagaagagcctgctgggtcaggccaaagggggccttCTGGTGTAGCATCCTCTTCTTcctgtggccagccagaagcTCATTACAGGAAAGGCTCcaccaggacctgagcacaagagccttctcccctcctgtggtttccagcaactgatattcagaagtattacaGCCTTCTAACATGGGGGCAGGATATTGGCACCATGGCCAGTAGcactgacagccctctcctccacgaatttgcccaatcctcttttaaagctgcctaggttggtggccatcactgcctcctgtggcagtgagtttcATAGCTTAGCTAtgtgctgcaggaagaaggactttcttttgtctgtcctggagTCTTCCAACCTTAATCTTGGAAGTGGGTGTGCACAAGTTCTAGTGCGATGACTGTCTCAATGCTATGTgcaattttataaacctctggtctgggtagctcagttggttagagcagtgtttttcaaccttttttgggcaaaggcacacttgtttcatgaaaaaaatcacgaggcacaccaccattagaaaatgttaaaaaatttaactctgtgcctatattgactatatataaagtaatttttcaatttttcccacggcacaccaggcaacatctcgcggcacactagtgtgccacggaacagtggttgaaaaacactgggttagagcatggggctgataacaccaaggttgcgggttcaatccctgtatggggcaacTACATAttcctgggctagatgatccttccaactctgcaattctataattcaCCTATGACTCACCTTTTCTCTGAATGAAAAAGTCCCTAACGCTGCAACCTTCCATCATAGAAAGAGTTGcaccatccccttgatcattctgCATGCTctcttctgaaccttttccaactgtacaatatCCTCTACAACAGTGTTTGAAGttagccaggtgcattttgcacctggctttcaaccacttgcaaccaagtgaagataccTGGGCACCTGACATCTCTACCATATGGAGATCATTGGCTCTGGGTTGTTTTCACACCccaataccccatcctgtagaattctttcagttatattttatctgcatgaTTGGAATGtgtttctggaaccaaaatgcagccTGAGTCGGAGCAGACACCATTAAAGAAAGAGGTTGAAATAGGCCAGTATATATGTGGACTTTCCCGGGTTCGAgtcacttttcttcttttaagttctcaaagctcttaacctagctcaaggttgccaTCTGAACTTGAAatatgtttaactgagaatcacagtcagtccatcatctGAAAAAAAGACTttagtatataataataataataataataataataataataataataataacaacaacaacaacaacaataataatatattatttataccctgcccatctggctgggtttccccagccactttgggcagctccaacagaatattaaaatgcaatcatctattaaacattaaaagcttccctaaacaggactgccttcagatgtcttctaaaagtctggtagttgtttttctctttgacatctggtgggaggtcgttccacagggcgggtgccactactgagaaggcccctttgcctggttccctgtaacttggcttctcatagcgagggaactgccagaaggccctttagcactggacctcagtgtccgggcagaatgatggggtctaaactggaccgaggccatttagagccgtcttgcccacaaatggcaactagacgttccattttggcaactccaaccttggtttaaggagccactgGGTggctagcttatatatctgagtttctaacgctgctCTACAATATCCAGTGCCTGCAATATCCTTGCTTTTTGCTTTGTGTTTCCCCCTCCAAAGTGTCGGCCATTAGCATGGCGCCTGCCAAGAAGATCAAGGCCAAGCTCAAGAAGACGTTGCCCGTGACCGGCCCCCAGGCACCTACCTTACGGGAGCTGATGCACTGGTACTGCATGAACACCAACACCCACGGCTGCCGGCGCATCGTGGTCTCGCGGGGGCGCCTGCGCCGCTTCCTGTGGATCCTGCTCACGCTGACTGCTGTGGGACTGATCCTGTGGTACTGCGCTCAGCTGGTCCTCAACTACTACAAAGCCTCTGTCTCCGTCACGGTCCAGTTCCACGCACTCCCCTTCCCAGCCGTCACCATCTGTAACATCAACCCCTACAAGTAAGTGAGGCTCAGCATCCAGGAAAGCTCCCCCAAGCCTGCCAGTGGACGGGGACAGCGAAGGGTCAGGATCAGGCCAGGCTGCTTTCAGTACAGTCCTGCTCAAGGACTTGGAATGTGGAGTCAGGGAGGTGACGCCTTGGGTGGAATAAATAATGGCAACTTATAACAGcagcatttaattattatttggtgTGCTCAGAGAGTTCCAGTTCACAGTTCCCCCGCCCTGGTCTTTAAGATCCCCTAAAGTAGCTCTGCTGAGTGTGCAGCCCTCAccagtggaactccctgcttaggGAGGCCTCTCCGGCCCCTTTGGGAAAAATGAGTAAAGTCATCTTTTAGGAGGGAGTCTTCCTTCTCTTGAAAAAGCCCAGAGTAGGAAATGTTGTGCTGCAAACACATGAGTGTGGCGGTTACAGCTGTATTTTTGTTAATATTCTCTTTGGACTTGTTTGAAAATTGCCATGGTGGAATgtcatgtattttgtgtgttgtgGCGTGTAAGACACTCTCTAAGAGTTTTGAATAATAACATTTCCATTGCAATTTGCATTACATAGGATCATGCCCAGAGGGACTTGTACAATAAAATAGCAACAAATCTTAATCGCTCCAGAAATATTGACAATAACCCCGCAAAGCAGGCTACTGTTAAATGTCCGGCTTGTGAACCTGATCACTATGGGGCTTGTGTTATCTTGCTGCTGGACTATGGGAGTGGGTGGGGTGATTTAACATTCATCGAAAAGTGGCGTTTTGTGTTCTTGTTTGTTGGGTTGTCACAGTAAGTACAATCCATCAATCCAATTTAAACATACCTATTGATATAAGCAGATCTTATGCCCAGACAGATATCCAAGTGTCAAAAGTGCAGGAAGATCTTTGGACTGTTGAGTGATGAGTGGCAGCTGTTTATCCGTCCCACTTTGAAGCACAAGGCTGCTTTAAAATAATTCTGTGTCAGTCTTGGTCCTTGAACCCAGTGCTGGGCTGAGTGGATGCACCCAGATCCCGG
The sequence above is drawn from the Lacerta agilis isolate rLacAgi1 chromosome 13, rLacAgi1.pri, whole genome shotgun sequence genome and encodes:
- the LOC117056973 gene encoding ubiquitin carboxyl-terminal hydrolase 31-like, which produces MSGRASGAAAVAAPVLPAAASPVVVAAAKEKRSFSKRLLFRGRVGGGGGSSTGGSGSSSSRSLGGFMSRVLKTLSTLSHLGTEHGPAATSARHGHPPGSSSLGRCFQPSPEPEPPPPPSPPPPPQPPATQELISPPPPPPPPPPGSSA